The window TGTGGGTGGCGCGACTCGCGGTCGCCGTGGTGTTCGGATGGGCGGCATTCGCGAAATGGGCGGATCGTCCCGGTACGCGTCGTGCGGTCGAGGATTTCGGCGTACCGCCGCGTTGGGCCGACGCGGTGGCGTGGGGGCTGCCGGCGGTGGAGCTGGCGGTTGCGGTGGCGGTGCTGCCGTCGTGGACCGCAGTGTGGGCTGGGGTGCTGGCGCTGCTTTTGCTGGCCGGGTTCAGCATTGTGATCGCGGTCCTATTGACCCGGGGGCGGCGACCCGCGTGTTCATGTTTCGGTGCGGCGAGCGCCGACCCGATCGGTCGCATGTCACTGATCCGCAATGCCGCGATCGCGACGCTCACCGGGCTCGCGGTGTGGGGTTCGTTGGCGCACAACGACATACCGCAATCGCTCTCGGCAGATCGCGCGGTCGGCTTGGCCGCGATCGTCGGATTCGCGGCGCTGCTGGGGTATCAGCAGCTCCAACTGCGCCGGATGCGACGGCAAATGCAGGAGAGTTCGGCGGTGCGGACCCCAGCCCACGGCCTGCCCATCGGGGCACCGGCACCGGCTTTCGAGGCCAACGACACCGACGGCAGCGGGCGTCACACGCTGGACAAGGCGCTCGCCGCCGGGCGACCGGTGCTGCTGCTGTTCCTGCATCCCGGGTGCGCGCCTTGCGCCGAGATCGCCGCCGAACTGCCGCAATGGCGGCAGCGTCTGGACAACACAGTGACGACATTGATCATCGGAACCGACGACCCGAGCAGCAACGCCGAATGGGCACGCGAGCATCGCGTCGGGCCGATGCTGGTGCCCGACACCATGGAGATCGTCACCCGATACCGCTTGCGCGGCACACCGAGTGCGGTGCTGATCGACGCCCGGGGCCGGATCGCCTCATCGGCCCGGGTCGGAACTTACGCGATCCAGGATTTGGTGGACGGCCTGCGCCCGCCCCGATAAATCAACCCCGCCCCCGAGGCTCAGATGTAATTCGGCGCCACTCCCATCGCCCCTGCCGGGTCTGTGACACAACCGGCCTCGTAAGACCACAAACATGCGTTTTGTGCGTGGTCGTAGTGCAGCCTGCCCGTGGGGCAGTTGTCCGGGTCCACATGGCAATCCGCGCTCATACGCTCATACGCGTACTGCCCGGCGACACAGGACATGAACATGGTGCAGTCGTGGGGATGGACATAGTTGCCGTCCGGCTTGCCCGTGCAATCGAAGAAGTCCACTTGCGTCCGCTGGTTGGTAGCGCCTGTCGTCATCGCCGATCCCCTCTGCTCAGACGTGTCTCATCCAAACACGTTCCACCGCAGAGGATACGGTGTCCAAACCATCCTCCGCTGGGGATCAGGACGAGGCCGAACCGACGGCCATCTATCCGGCGACCTCACCGGCGGCCAGCACCCGGTCTCCTATGGCCGACAGTGATCAATCAGGGGTAGTTCTCCGGGCCTTCCCGGATACGCAGACCGAATACCTATGCCTACAGTCCGTGCATGAATCAAGGCGACGACCTCCTTCCACACGTGCGGACACATAGTCGACTACTAAGGTTGAGATCGAAGCGACGGCGGGTGCGCATGGATTTCATTGCGAGCCGTGGCGGAATCGCCATCATCGCGTTGCTACTGTTGACTGTCTCGACAGGGTGTAATTCGACGATGGATACATCAGACGCTTCTTATCACTCAACCGACGTTGCAATTAGAAATGGCGACGTTACTATCGGCGGCACACTAACTACTCCCGACCGAGGCGGCTCATTTCCCGCAGTGGTTTTGGCGCCTGGCGGCGGAAAGCATAATCGTGACGAAGAGTTCGCCGGACACAAGCCCTTTCTTGTACTGGCCGATGCGTTAGCCAGGTCCGGATATGCAGTCCTTCGCGCCGATGACCGAGGAGTCGGCGCCACGACCGGCGACAAAGACAACGCAACTTACGAAGATCTGGTGTCGGATGTTCTTTCACAGATTTCCTACTTGCGTGAACGGTCAGATATCGATAGCACTCGCATCGGAATTATCGGTCACAGCCAGGGTGGATCCTTGGCACCGCTCGTAGCGAAAACCGCAGCGGACAAAGTGGCGTTCACAGTGCTCTTAGCAGGACCGGCGCAGACTGGATGCGACGTGCTCAAGCATCAAATGCGTGTGCAGCTACAGGCAACCGGAACCACCTCTGCCGATGTTCTCGCAGCCAACGACAATTCCATTCAGACCGAATGCGACCTACTCCGTGACGGCAATTTCGACGAAGCACGAAGAAATGCGCGGGAAGCGAACCAACGACTTCCGCATACCGAGCAGGCCAACGCCGAGGATATAGACAAGGCAATCAACCAGCAGTATGCAGCCCAGGCCACATACGACCCCGAACCGGCATTGCGAGCTCTCGAAATCCCTATCCTTGCACTCTTCGGAAGCAAGGACGTGCAGGTCGACGCTGCAACCAATGAACCACTGATGCGTAAATTCCTAGCAGACAATCCGAAGGCAACAGTGCACACCTTCGAGGGTGTCAATCATCTTATGCAATCAGCGACCACTGGCATGCCGGATGAATACGCAAGAATCGAGACGACCATTGATCCGGCAGTCCTCGACTACCTGACAACCTGGATGAACCGGACGACGCGGAGGTGAACCGCGGTTCCGGTAGCACTCGCGGCTACGAGTTGGTCAGTGTGCGTGTGCGAGGAAGGTTGATTGTTCGAATTCGTGGTGCAGCACCGCGTGGACGAACGCGGTGTATTCGAGGTGATCGAAGGAGAGCCTGGCGGTTCCAACTGAGGCTATGCATTCCGCCGAAGCGCTGAATTCGTATAAGCCACCGGGCTTTTGGATGATGATCACGGCTCCTCGGCTCGGTTGGCTCGATCGTATCGCCTCTTGGAGGGCCTCGAATTGGGCGTGGTCGAGGACCAGGCATTCCTCGAGCGGGACAGGTTGTGCCGGAGCCCCGGCGAGTTTGTCGTCCCAGATGAGGGTGCGGTGGTTGTCGCGATAGACCATGACGCACGCCTGTTGTGGGGAACTGGCGGTCGCTTTGCGGAACTGGGCGGCGGTCGGTGTCGGCAACAACATGGTGGATCCTTTCGAACTGCGCTGTCGGCGACGGTGCCGGCAGCACGGGTGCGCGCTACGGAAGGCTTCCGATAGCGGCAAAATTGCAGGGGCGCGCGTAGTCGCCGAGGTCGACCGGCTGGTCGGGTTGCCAGTCGGTGGCGTAGGTGATGCCCGGGTCGGTGATGGTCCACCCCTCGAAGAAGGTCTGGAACTGCTGACGGGTGCGTAGGGTGACCGGGGTGCTGGCGTCGGCGAAGATGGCGGCGCCGGCGGCAACCTGCGCTTTGATTTGCGGGCCCGCGTCTTCGAGGGACACGTGCGTCATCGCGATGTGGCTGCCGGGTGCGAGGGCGTCACGTAGTTGCGCCACGAGGGCGGCAGGTTCGCTGGCGTCGGCGATCCATGGCAGAACCGAAACCAGCAGCAGCCCAACGGGTTCGGTGAAGTCGATCAGACGCTGGGTGTCGGGGTGGGTGAGGATGCGCTTGGGCTCGCGTAGATCGGCGTCGACCATCGCCGCGGTGTCGGATACGCCTTGTTCACGCAGCAGGTCGCGGGCGCGGTTGATCGCTTCTTCGTCGTTGTCGACGTAAACGACGCGGCTGTCGGGCGCGAGCTCACGAGCGACTTCGTGGGTGTTGCCGCCGGTCGGCAGACCTGAACCGATATCGAGGAACTGGCGAATTCCGGCGCCGACCATGTAGCGCACGGCGCGCGCGAGAAACCGGCGATTGTGCTGGGCCCACACCGGATAGAAGGGGATCTCGGTGTAGAGCCGGTGAATGAACGGCAGATCCGACTCGAAGATCACTTCGCCGGTGATCATGTGGTGATAGATGCGTGCGGAGCTGGGCTGGTGGGTGTTGATCTGGCGGGGCTCGAAGTCACTGTCGGACATCGTGTTTCCTATGCGGTCGAGGGGGTTATCGCTGGGTGGTCGGTCGGCTGCGGAGCCCACGGACGAGGTGTTCCATGAACTGACGTGAGTCGTGAGGGCTCAGTGCGGTCATCGCCAGGCGGTTGAAGACCTTGTCGCGGATCGCGACAGCGGGTTTGTCGTCGATGTAGCGGATCTCGCCCTGAGCTTCGATGACTGCCATCTCGAGATCCCCCGCGGTCCCCGGGGAGGGCACCCGAACCAGGATGTAGCGGTCTTCCATGCCCGCGCCCGGCGCTTGGTGGGTGAACGGCATGACCTGGATCTGGATGTTGGGACGTTTGGACAGCTCGAGCAGGTGGGCGATCTGGTCGAGCATCACCGCGTCGCCGCCGTAGGTGCGGCGGAGGCAGGACTCGGACAGGATCGCGTGGAACTCGGGTGCTCCCCGCTCGAGCAGGATTCGCTGCCTTGCGATTCGGGATTGCACGTAGTCGTCGACCGTAACCGCGTCCGGATCGTCCGGGTCGGGTTCCAGGGGTTCGTGTAGCGCACGGATGTAGCTCTCGTGCTGGAGCAGGCCGGGAACTATTTCAGAACCGGTCTCACGTAGTCGATCCGCCACATTCTCGAGGTCGACGAGCAGTCGCAGTTCCTCGATGTAGGCGCGGCGGTAGCCGGAGTTCCAGAATCCGCGGCGGTGGCTGTCCTCCCGGAGGTCGAGCAGGATTGCGATGTAGCCGTCGTCGGTGACGCCGAGCTTTCTGACCAGCTCGTCGAGCGCCTGGGCGCTCAGATTACCGGTGCCCGCGATCACCGCCGCGATACGCGACTGACTGACCCCGATCATCTTGCCCGCGTCGCCCTGGGTGCTTCGGGATCGGCGCAGGATTACCTCAATTTCTCGCCCTAGCAGCACTTTTCGTGCGGTTCTTGCCATGGTTCCCACCGTATCGGGCTGCTGCGCGGCGGATGCCACCTATTTCGCAATCCTGATTATCAGGTTAGATTATCAACCAGGATTATTCGACGAACAAGTCGAAGGGCGAGTCCACACTGTGACCTGCCCTGCGGCGCAAGAAGAGTGGGCCCACTCATGGACGTCACCGACCCTCGAACCGTGCACGGCACTCCTGATGCCGGGACCGCGAACAGCTGGGGACAGCGGCTGCGGGGCTATCGCCGCGCTCAATTAGGGCTCAGTCGTGCGGATTTCGCCGAGTTGATCAACGATCGAGCTCGCCGCGACAACATCAATGTCGCCTGTTCGGAACGGCACGTCGCACGCTGGGAACTCGGAGAGGTCCGGCGGCCGAGCAAGACCTATCGGACGCTGCTGATCGCGCTCGGTGCACCGGTTCCGGAAACCGAGGCGCCATCCTCGGCCTCGAATGTCAGGCCCGTCCGCGACGTGGCGCCCTGGTCCGCGGGTGCGACTCTGCTGGAAGCCCTCGCGACCGCCGTCGTCGGTTCTCCTGACATCCTGACACCATGGTTGCCGGCACTCGATGGACCCGAAATGCCATGCGACACAGATAAACTTGATCTTGCTTTCGTATGCCGCGCCACGGCGGAATTACGCGAACTCGACCAGCGGCACGGTGGCGGTGCAGTCGCCTACCCGGCAATCGGCCTTCTGAAATCGACGACCGCGCTGCTGGCCCGGCACCGTGGACAGGCACTCGCGCATTCGCTGCTGGTCGCCGCCGCCG of the Nocardia sp. XZ_19_385 genome contains:
- a CDS encoding SAM-dependent methyltransferase; the encoded protein is MSDSDFEPRQINTHQPSSARIYHHMITGEVIFESDLPFIHRLYTEIPFYPVWAQHNRRFLARAVRYMVGAGIRQFLDIGSGLPTGGNTHEVARELAPDSRVVYVDNDEEAINRARDLLREQGVSDTAAMVDADLREPKRILTHPDTQRLIDFTEPVGLLLVSVLPWIADASEPAALVAQLRDALAPGSHIAMTHVSLEDAGPQIKAQVAAGAAIFADASTPVTLRTRQQFQTFFEGWTITDPGITYATDWQPDQPVDLGDYARPCNFAAIGSLP
- a CDS encoding S9 family peptidase, with amino-acid sequence MDFIASRGGIAIIALLLLTVSTGCNSTMDTSDASYHSTDVAIRNGDVTIGGTLTTPDRGGSFPAVVLAPGGGKHNRDEEFAGHKPFLVLADALARSGYAVLRADDRGVGATTGDKDNATYEDLVSDVLSQISYLRERSDIDSTRIGIIGHSQGGSLAPLVAKTAADKVAFTVLLAGPAQTGCDVLKHQMRVQLQATGTTSADVLAANDNSIQTECDLLRDGNFDEARRNAREANQRLPHTEQANAEDIDKAINQQYAAQATYDPEPALRALEIPILALFGSKDVQVDAATNEPLMRKFLADNPKATVHTFEGVNHLMQSATTGMPDEYARIETTIDPAVLDYLTTWMNRTTRR
- a CDS encoding chitin binding peritrophin-A domain-containing protein translates to MTTGATNQRTQVDFFDCTGKPDGNYVHPHDCTMFMSCVAGQYAYERMSADCHVDPDNCPTGRLHYDHAQNACLWSYEAGCVTDPAGAMGVAPNYI
- a CDS encoding MauE/DoxX family redox-associated membrane protein yields the protein MISGGVWVARLAVAVVFGWAAFAKWADRPGTRRAVEDFGVPPRWADAVAWGLPAVELAVAVAVLPSWTAVWAGVLALLLLAGFSIVIAVLLTRGRRPACSCFGAASADPIGRMSLIRNAAIATLTGLAVWGSLAHNDIPQSLSADRAVGLAAIVGFAALLGYQQLQLRRMRRQMQESSAVRTPAHGLPIGAPAPAFEANDTDGSGRHTLDKALAAGRPVLLLFLHPGCAPCAEIAAELPQWRQRLDNTVTTLIIGTDDPSSNAEWAREHRVGPMLVPDTMEIVTRYRLRGTPSAVLIDARGRIASSARVGTYAIQDLVDGLRPPR
- a CDS encoding helix-turn-helix transcriptional regulator, whose product is MARTARKVLLGREIEVILRRSRSTQGDAGKMIGVSQSRIAAVIAGTGNLSAQALDELVRKLGVTDDGYIAILLDLREDSHRRGFWNSGYRRAYIEELRLLVDLENVADRLRETGSEIVPGLLQHESYIRALHEPLEPDPDDPDAVTVDDYVQSRIARQRILLERGAPEFHAILSESCLRRTYGGDAVMLDQIAHLLELSKRPNIQIQVMPFTHQAPGAGMEDRYILVRVPSPGTAGDLEMAVIEAQGEIRYIDDKPAVAIRDKVFNRLAMTALSPHDSRQFMEHLVRGLRSRPTTQR